From Melospiza melodia melodia isolate bMelMel2 chromosome 2, bMelMel2.pri, whole genome shotgun sequence:
TGCTGGAACACAGTTGGGTTTATTTTACCTCTGCAGCTTATACACTTGTGTGTAGGGGGGATGCAGCGTGTGTGGAGTTGTCAGTTTGCTTCATCTCTGTCACCAAGCAAGAGGCACACGCTGAAGTCCTGCTCCAGAGATTGTGGTGTGCAGAACACTTTGTGTAACAAGGACTCGAGTCTGAGGGAAACTTCACAAATTTTGGACTGTGATGTACCCTTGTTTGCTTCCGTGATAAGACTGATCACTAAAGTTTTTGTTTTCTTGGTTGCCTGTGTGTTAAGATATTAAAAAATTATCAGTAAGTGAACTTCTTTCTGTTGTGTCTTTACAGGAGTTCCAAAGTCAGACCTTCTACATACAAGATCTTTAAGGGGGCACAGAGACTGCTTTGAAAAATTCCACTTAATAGCAAATCAGGACTGTCCACGATCAAAGCTCTCTAGAAGTCCTTATGCAgaagtaaaaaatattttgagcAAAAAAATTAACTGGATCATACAATATGCACAAAACAAGGATTTAGACTCTGATTCTGAAAGCTCAAAACCATCCCAACACCAGCTTTTTAGCTTCAGACATCAGACTGATAGAAAGTTACTCCCACAGTTTGAGTCCCCAGTACCTAGATACTCTGCAAAATGGATAGATGGGAAATCTGGAGGCATCTCAAGCTGCTCACAGACTCTGCTGGAACCAAGAGAATCCACAGATTTCAGACTCGGTGCTACCTTCTGCTGCAGCAGCGTTTTGTGGCCCAACCGCAGCCAGGTCCAGAAAGCTGAAAAAGCTGAAGGGGATTCACTTGCCAGTGTTCATAGGAGacatcctcagcacagcagggaggaACGTGAGTATGCATCCATTTACACACAGCCCAGCAAGCAAGGGCTTTCTTTCAATACCTGTTGACCACTTCATGTCTCCACAGAGCATTAATTCTCAGCCTGAAGTCCAGCATGTAAAAATTATGGTGAAAAAAGAGCTACCTGGCTGAGCAAATAGGGTGGTTTgactggtgggtttttttttttattttattttgtttattttattattttattttattttactttattttactttatttttattttatttttattttattttactcttaGCTGTAGCCCAGTGTGACACAGGACATGTCTAATGTATGCAGAACATTTAATTTCCATATGTCATTCCTGGGAGTtgcacagccctgcctgtggaGGTGGAGGTTACTCAGCTCCTGCAAATCTCTCTCTTATTGAACTTGCACAGTGCCCTGaattccatttcacagaggccTGCCCTAAACAGCAGGGGAAATTAGAGGTCATGTAGCAGAACAAACTTGTGAAATAACAGCAGACTTTCCAGTGCATTTTAGTGGATTTGTTTTTGTCTTGTATTTTTTGAGCTTAAGAAACTGGGAAGGCTCTTTTGCCACCATGTCCTCTTAAAGGCTGTAGCAGAAGACCTGAACTATGTTTTGATGACCGTGGTGATGGTGAAAATAACAGAAAATGAGTGTCCCTAATTCTTTCCTAGGAGAAATCTTTAGAAAAAGCTAGGATATTTTAGTGTCTCTGAAATCAGGGTGCATGAAATGTGTTAGGAATAGATTCCTAGAGGTATGTGCTGTTACCATCCTGCTTTTTAGGCAGTGCTTGGTCCTGAACTGGTGAATGTCCGCTCTTACATTTGGAGATGAGGAAAGTGATTGGAGAGGGTTTCTGAATTTCAAAAGAcctgagaaagaaaacaaaagcactgATAAAATATTCCAGGGAAAAACAGGTGACGAAAAACAAGCTAATAATGAAATCAGAATGTCAGAAGAGTCAGAGAAAGAGGTACTGTAAAAAGTTGGAATTGGCTTATTTAGcctcccttttcttttttgacAAACTGACAACTCTGTCCTTGCAAAGCTGAGTCATTTCTCATTCTTTATGAAAGGATTTTACTTAACTGCTGCATGATGTGTCATGTTGCATTTGTAGTGAATTAGTAGCCTTAAAGCCATAAATCAAAACAGATACACTGGGCTGTTTGACCACCTGTCCACTGGAGTCGTAAATTGGCATTACATAAATCAGGACAGCATATAACAGGGGAATTATGGAAGCTTGACCTGGTTTATGGGGTTGTCTAATTGAAGTTAGTGACTGGGAATTTATCCCCAGTCTTTGATTTCAGGATGGGAATCTAAATCTGCATTGAGCACAATAACAGGTTTTTTCTTCTGACTACACAATGCAGCTTTGAGGCATTTTTGCTTGTATTTTGCAGTATTTACCTTTAAAAGACATTCATTTAGAGGCTGTATGATTAAGTTTGTCTGTTAGATGTAAACTTAGACTGCCAGAATTCGGTACCTTCTTACTGCAATACTTTCAGTCTTAACAACATAGCTGTCTACTGAAAAACAGTATTAATGGAAATATAAATAGCTTGGCCAGTATTTTTTCAGAGTTTGCCTCAGCTGTGGATAGAATAATATTTTACCATTTAAATTCAGTGCTCTGttccttctccctttcccttCTGTATCAGAATAATGCGCCATGAAACAGTCCTGTCCCAAAACACTCACATGAAACATGTGAACCAGTGTTTCATTCACATGAAACATGTGAACAAGTCTGTCTGCCCGATGACAAAATGTTAGTGAAAATACTGAAGAAAGGGGGAATTAGCATCCTATCACTGGGTATAAAAAGGGGGGAAATCTTGAAATTTTAAGCTCTTAATTACTATATTAAATTTAGTCAGGGTTTTTATGGTGCTTGAAGAGTGGTAAAGTGTGAGAAGGGACTTTTCAGGTTTATTGATAGCTGAAGGTAGGCAGGAGCACCATTTTACCTGACTGATGGAGGAGAAAGGTGAATCTGTTTTATTCTTAGCTGGGATTATGTCTTGAGTACCAAGTCTTAGCTATTGCCAGCTTCTTTGGCTTGGCAGTACTGTCAGCAGTTTAACATCCCACAACTGCCAGCTCTGAGAAAGTTTGAAAGGGAAGGCTTAGGATAATCAAATAATCCAGTGGGTAGCTAAAACCCATCTTTTTCAGAATTCAGGACTTTAAATTTGCCATGTAGAAACCTTTTGCACAGAGAAATCTCTGGAAAAAAGCTACAGCATCATTTTTTCTCTCCAGTATGCAATGAGAGCTTTGCTAAGCTGCAGCAGAAAGAGCTTTGCTGAAGTTTAAAAGCAGTATTTTGGAATTGCAAGGTCTTAAAGCTTGTGCCAGTGGCCAGTGCCCCCTGTGGTGCTCAGATTGTCACTTTTCACCGTGGTGACAAGGGCATCTCAGCAGCAGCCATGGCACCATGTGTGCCCACTGCAGGGTTCAGGGAACCCTAGGAAGCAGACCAGTGATTCCCTGCTGCTGATCAAGGGCACTGAAGAACACTTCCACAGTTCCCTCCTCTGTGTGTTTTCTGTGAAGGTGATCAATGCACAcaacctgaaatacaaaagggTTTTTGAATGACACAGAGGATCTTATAGTTCTCACCAGGAGCACAGAAGGAAACCTATTTTTATATGCTGGTCTTCATATCAAGGCAGGATTGTCCTTCATCATTTGTCACTGAGATACTCAGTGGAAACTGTGCAAGTTATTCCTGTGTGCATAAAGCACAAACCTTGATGACCAAAACAGGGAGCCACATGCTGAAAATTCTGTCAGGAAGCTGCTTCTTGCAGGCTGGGAAACATAGCAGGAATTAGCTCAGAATTGTCCCCTTTTAATTGTCCACAATTAAACAGATGTGCTTTCGTGGGTTACACTGGGGAAGTCATGTTTTGCAGTCAGAGGAGCAGGGTATAGTATTTAAAAGTGCCAAGTATAATATCTAAATGTGCCAAGCAGTTCTGACTCTGGATGCTACTCTTTTCAGGGCTTGATTTTCCACCTTTTTAACATTGAAGAGAGGGTTTTCTAATGGAGTAAGTAAATCCTTGTCTGTGTCAACATTAAAGAGAGATTtttcaaattttccccaaatcactGATAAGTACTGTTGTGCCTGATTTACTGCCATGCATCTGTTGATTATTAGGATGCAAATAGGAGAAATCTTGAGAAAATAGGAGTCTGCTTAGGGATGCTTGTGTGACTTTGGTAGTAGTAATAACAGATTTTTTTGTTGCAGTGACTACAATGACTCTAGGAGAGTTAAAGCAACTTAATGAAAAACTGCTCAAGCAAATCCAGGGTGAGAATTTTTCAATActctttgttttgggtttgtggtGCTTTGTCATAAAAAAGGTCtggttttaaaaaagaaattttgatTGCATTTCTGTCAGTTACATTTTAATGGATGTCTCTTGTTTTGCATGGAAATGTGTGATAGAGATTTCATTATGTAATCTGCTTTGGTGCTGCACATTGGCACAGTATTCTCTTTAAGAATTTGACTAGAACcatagaattgttaaggttgAAAATGACCCTTAAGATCATCAAGtgcagccattaacccagcactgctaaGTGCCCCCAAAACCAAGTGGTTCCTAAATGCCACATCTCCATGTctgttaaatccctccagggatggtgactccaccacttcctgggcagcctgtttcagtgcATGAAGAAATGTTTCCTGATACCCAATCTAACTTTGCGGGGTGCAAACTaaaccatttcctctcatcctgtcactcgttacctgggagaagagccctatcccacctggctgcatcctggtcaggcagttgtagagaatgATAATGTCCCCCCTTGAGCCTCCTTtaccccaggctgagcccctcagctctgtgacagtgttcacaggggtttttcaatgagggaagagatgaggatctgactccatgtttcacaaggcttgatttattattttatgatatatattacattaaaactatactataagaatagaagaaaggacttctttagaaggctagctaagaataaaataagaaggaatgataacaaaggcttgtggctcggctctccatctgagccagctgactgtgattggccattaattacaaacatccaacatgggccaatcacagatgcacctgttgcattccacagcagcagataatcaatgtttgcattttgttcctgaggcctgtcagcttctcaggaggaaaaatccaaaggaaaggatttttcatgaaagatgtctgcgacaatccACCTTGGCTCAGGTTGTCTATGACTAGAAACAAAGTGATGCTGTTCAGTTTGCCGTGCATACAAAGCTGTGCTGGAACTAGGAAAAGCAGAGCTCCTGTGCATGATCCCACTTAAATAAATGTCTGTGCCTcttccctgtcacagacatcttttatggaaaatcctttccttaggatttttcctcctgagaagctgaggggcctcaggaacaaaatgtaaacaatggttatctgctgctatggaatgcaacaggtgcatctgtgattggtctcatggagttgtttctaattaatggccaatcactgtCAGCTGGcttagactctctgtccaaggcagaagcttttgttatcattctttgctattctattcttagctagccctctgatgaaaccttttcttctattcttttagtatcattttaatgtaatatatatcataaaataataaatcaagccttctgaaacatggagtcagatcctcgtctcttccccaatccgaaaacccctgtgaacaccgtcacgcATCCCCAGTGGTGTTTGTCACTGCCTTCTGAGGCTGTGTGAGTGCAGGGCCCCAGTGCACTGACCCCGTGCTGTTGTTGCAGATGTGTTTGAGGAGCTGGCCCAGCAGGTGCAGGAGAAGGACTCGCTGGCCTCGGAGCTCAACGTGCGCCACATCGCCATCGAGCAGCTGCTCAAGAACTGCTCCAAGCTGCCCTGCCTGCAGATGGGGAGAGCAGGCACCAAATCCAACGTCCCCATATAAAGGGAAACAACTTCATCCCCCCTAGAGCAAACTGTCCCTAACAGCATTGATAACCTTTAAGTACAGCTGCACCCATATTTAGAAGCTTTTGAGAAAACTTGGGCAGCTTTCTCTTTGTATTCATAATCCGTGGGAAGTCTTATTCCACTTTGGGTTTAACAAAAAGGGCAAATATTTTGGGTATTAAAATCTGCTGTAATAAGGTTTATTCACATTTGGGGATTATTATTTTTTCCCATAACTACGCATGAGCCTTGAAATGAATTCTGTGTTTTGTTTATAATAAAATTGTTTCTAGCAAAGAATGACCTGAAGCCTGTAAACCTGCCTCCTTCATACAGAGGACAAGATAAAAATTTTAATTTGATCAGGTCTGATCCTGTTACATCCAAGAGAGCTTTAAGGGGAGAACAGTATTAATGAAACTCATGTTTTCTTATTTATTATGAGCAATATTTTATTATTGAAATTTTATACTAAATAAATATCACTATTTTAGGTACTTTTCCAGATCTCTTTATAAAATGTCTGAGTTACTCTGTGTAACGTTTATGCCTTGTGTATGATTGTTTATCCTTTTTCAGGTCTGTATCTTTCATGATACaattttaaaaggtattgtttCCCAAAGAGATGAATTTCACATGTTGAAGAAAAAACTAGTGGTGTATCAATTATTTTTATCAGCTTTATAACTGAAGAATTTGGTTCATGAGATGTTTAAAAAAGCACAGCATttgctttaaattaaaaaaagaatccATACTTTGGTTTTAATGCATAGAAGTTGTTTTATATGTGTGAAATTTTCAATGCTGAAAAATTACTTTGACAAAACTCAATAAATTTGTAATACTACACTGCCTTGTTATGATTTATTTATGAAGTTGGATCAGACTGATAAAGTGTTTTAATTCTGAAATGCAAGTAGTAATGATACATAATAAATCAGAACAgccttttgtattttttaaacttATGTCTGTCTACCATGACAAGAAATCTTAGTCTCTGCCAAAAATACTGCAGGGCTGCATTTGAGTAGCTGAAAGTTGCTGAGTTGCACTGAAAAAATCTGGGGGAGGATGGGATGAGTGGAagatacagacacacacacaaaaaagttaAAAGTCTTATGTGGTTTTAGCTCTTGAAGTGACAATGGAGTAACTTCTATAGCTGAGCTGAAGGCATGACCAGCATGAAGAAAGGTTTAGGTTTGATTTTAAACTCAAGCTGAGAAATAAGCCAAAGTTCAGAGCATGTTTGTTGATTGGCCTGTGTGTAGTGATAACTGGGTGTCATAGGACAGGTTGGGTttgtgtttttattattttttattgttttcttccATATCCTCCAGCTGTTCCAAAGCCCCTCTACAAATGCAGGAGTAGGGGCTTGAGCTTATCTGAATATTGTATAGttcaggaggggaaaaaatcagCAGCATCATTGCTTGTGTAAGTGGGCAGTAGAAAATCCCTGATTCTAGTTGTCAGAAGATGATTAATCTCCAGGTACAAGCGTGTTGGTAAACCTTGTTGATTTGGTACCAAGGTAAGGGTCAGGTAAGAGAAGCCTCTGTGAGAAGGACCTGAGGGTCCTGCTGGAGAACAAACTATCCCTGAGCTTCCTTGTGGCCAAGGAGGCCAGTGGGGATCCTGGGATGATTAGgaacagcactgccagcaggttAGGGAgcaatcctgcccctctgctcagccctggtgaggcacctctggagtgctgtgtccagtcctgggcccctcaggacaagagagacagggagctcctggagcagctccagcagaggtTGCAGAGATGAAGGGATAGAGCATCTCTCTTACAAGAaaaggctgaggaagctggggccatcccaaacctccctggcacaacctgaggccaGGGTTTGGGTAGGAAAGTGAGTCCATGGGGATGTGGAGAGGGTGGCTGgaggggcagcagcactgcatcCCCTTCTGAGGAGGCTTTTCCTCAAATGCACAGGGGCACTGTGGGGAGAGGGctgtgtccagcctggctgggagggcTTTGGGATGCTCCTaggcccctctgctcccctgCCTGACACTGCAGAGCTAGTGGCCACTGTGTGTGTCCAGcatgcagggccacagcagctctgagcactgctctgctctggggtgcacacaatggggctcagcagggccctgGGCAAGGGTCCAGGTCCTCTGTGAGCCCAGGGCCTGGTACAGGGGCTCTCAGGATATCTGCCAAGGACATTGTCCTCCCAGAGGTTCCTTTTATCTCCAGGTGGCTGCATGCCAAGCTCCCCAGAGCGCAGACCAGCCCCCAGCTTCCTGCAGCCTctgcctgcctccctctgccccagggcagctgtgggcaAACAGCCCCTGGCGTTTCCCTCCTGGAgaacagccagcccagcctggcacagttGTGGCCGGGCGAGTTGGGCCTTGAGATGTTTGTCTTGGGGTGCTGGACTTTGTGTGCCCTGGTCAGAGGATGCTCTGCGATGAGGAGGGAACTCAGGGGGAGCAATGAGGCTCCAGTGGGAGGCACTGTCTCAGGTCTCTGCAGCAACATCATCGATGTGTcagtgttgtcatcttattgtagGGGGTCcacactgttgtctccttatcgcAAAAGTTTCACACCTTCTTGCTGTTTCTTATGgtcatctcctcagagcactgactctttcctcttcacaaagcagccaattCCCTATTCatccagccaccccactcttttacagcactcttcttctcattgcttacagctgtggcctgttaaagtcaggcctgttcctgatctttgataattggcccagctgcaactccttaggggtaaggtTACTTTCtacaccatctttattttcttatattctgtcCCCCTACATCTCAGCAGTGGATTCCCAGGGCATGGAACAGCATGAGTAcctgggcagagccaggcagtACAGGTGGGACCTGCACTTCTCCCCTGGGATGCCCGCAGTCCTTCACtgctgtgtgtgtccctgggcaggTCCCAGGGGTTTTGGCCTGGGGCAGTGAACTCAGCATGTAGAAGAGTTGCCTCATCCCAGAGAGCAGGGTGCAGCCTGCTTAGGGAaggtgtgggaacccaggacatccctctggctgtccaggatggccaagacccctgccagggggctcagaagccctggcacagagcccagaacacctgtggttttgattatgacccgtggagcaagttaccaaccttacatgaagatcagcaagccacaacagtttaagtagaatattagtgaagttatcacagggtagaaaagtagattttggggtttttggtatgcgggttcaggaggcaagatggagggaactgggtgtgtccagcctttctccttcttcttggcctccatctgctgtgatgttggcacttttagattggtttagagtagaagctcactgtctaacataggtgatagctattggaaagtgattgtaaacattgtatacatagtttttagtataaaggcataacacagccctgggggaggcagagtgtctggaactgtcctgctggatggaccttggcaggacaggagaaaattttttatagataaaacacaataaacaaccttgagaccgagaactgaagaaCTCCGATTCATTCTTCAAGCgcccgggctgggaaaagagactttgaagaATCTCGGGGTCACAGCGACCCAGAAAGGCCCTGAGAGGAAGGCTGATGGCAgtgcaggcagcagagcccaggacaAAGGGCTCCTGTGTTCCCCCAGCCCTTGGGGCAGATGCTGGGGGCTGGATGTGGCTGCTTCTGCTTGACAGGTGCCTGTGTGGGAGAGCTGGAAGCTCCCTCaccctcctgctgcagggagtGAAGAGGGCTGGATGCTGGGAGTGCAGCACCACTGCTCTCCCTTTCTCCCTCTGGGGGTGCAGCACCCATCTTCTGGATGTGCCCATGTCTTGGCATGGCACTGATGTtggctgctctcccctcacagcaCACGCCTGGCCATGCTCAGCACCGACCTGACGCACTGGagaagctgccactgctgccatccCTGACTAACCAGCCACACCGAGTGCTCGCCAGCCACCCTGTCCCCTTTGCAGACCTgcagcaggtgagcagggctgggctcacctGAGCCCTTGGGATGCTCCCCAGGGACACATCCTTGTCCTGGGGGAGCGGTAATGCCTTCCTAGCTTGCCTTGGATTTATGAGGATCCCCCAACACAGGAAAGAGGGAAGAATGATGTACAGAACTCCATGATATcaaaaggctaattaattactttattatactatattatactgtaACTATATCAAAGAGATACATACTATACTACATCATACTTCTCACTAACTACTGAAAATTCATGCCTGTCTGCTGGCAGTCCCAATACCCACACATGGATCCAATTGGTCAATTAATCAAAAAAccatcaccagaatccaatcaagcaatcccttcaggtaaataatcttccaGCACCTTCCACATGTtgaaaaacacaggagcagcaaatgagataagaattgttttgatcattcttttatCTGCTTCTCTCGCtgcttctctctgttcagaggacaTGTGAATACCACACATGACTTGTTAGAGCTGAGGGCAAAGCCTAGGTCAGGTTTCAGGCCTTGTTAGAGGTGGGGGCAAAGCCCAGGACAGGCTTAGGGACTCATTTGGGCTGGAGGCTAACCTGCAGCAGTTATCTTTGGGATAACTGGGGGTTTCAGTAGCCACCAGTGACACAGCCATGTCTTCGTGCCTGCAGGTGTCCCGGATAGCTGCCTATGCCTCCAGTGCGCTCTCACAGATCCATGTCGACGCCAAAGAAGAACTGGTTGTACAGTTTGGCATCCCCTGAACCTGCCCTCACCACTGCTGCTTCAGTGCTTTgggttgtttttgcttttttcctctttttttttttttttttttctctctttatatCCCTTCCCTCCCCATGCTGCTGCCACAGAACTTGGACAGATACCCTTTTTCCTACTAAATGCCAAGGCGCCCATCATTGGCACGTTGAGCCCACCTGAATTGCTTGAGGCTTTCTCCCTCTCGTGGTTGGATGTGTGTGGTGGGGAGCAGGCTGTGTCAGCTGGATGCTGCCTTGCACAGGGACAAGCACAAAGGGAACAGCCGGTGCAAGGAGGCCCTGGTGTGGATCAGCGCCATGTGTCAGGTCACCAGGATGGATGGGCTAGAGCCAGGCAGATGTGATGCTCTGCATGGGGCCTGATGGCTCCAACACCATCCCTTCTCCTTTTTACACATTTAGACCTttattttggttgtttgtttttgtttggttgttttttaaaattactattattttttGCCACAGTAGATAATGCCACGTTCATCCAGAGCGTGTCTCCACTCTTCTCTGTCAGACACAGCATGGAAGGGATGCAGGAGCCATGCCCTGGTGGGGGGTACACACATCTATCTGTCCCCTGTCACCTCTTCGATCATGTCCCATGAGGACAAGGGGACAGAGAAGGTATAACGACCCAGCTAAGGGGAAGGAAGCAGCTAAGATTCATAAATGCTCATGGTCGAAAGGAATGTCAAAACTCAGAGGCTTTGCAAATAATCAGAAAGTTTTATTACTAAATTACACACTTGGTCTTAATCTCATTCTACACTCACATCCTACAGCGCAGGAACTACAACAAGGATGTTTTTCCAGTGCCTCCCTACAGTTGTTTATTACTAGCAGTCCTGCCTAGACTAAACAGCCAGGATTATCTATGTTTGAGACACACAGTTTATCTCTCGGTGCTGTGGGAACGGGATGCTCAGTGTGTCGCGGTGTCGGGCAGAGCGTGCCCCCTGCAGTCCGCCGTGTgtgccggccccggcccgggccgCCCCCGACCCGCCCGCGGTCCGCCCCCGGTCCGGCGGTGCCCAATGGgccgcagcggggccgggccggcgcgATCCTTCGAATATCAGCGGTTTGGGATCGGCACCCGGCTAGACCTGGAGCCTCGGCAGCGATGCAGGAGATGAAGACGGACACGATTCCCCAGCCACGGTACGGGTAAGGCTGACACGCGGTGTTCCCTCGGCGGGTCCCCTTCCCTAAGGGCGGGCGTGTGGCTCTTCTTTTCTCGGGAGGCTTCGCCAGCGGCACTCGGCGGCCGCGTTCCTCGCGGGTTCCTTTGCTATTCCCAGCGCAGGTTCGAAAGAACCTTCTCCTTGTGCCCTTCCTGTGGCGTGCTCAGCCTAGCCCATCCTGCGGCCCTGAGCCTCCTCAGGCAGCCCGGACGCTGCGGAGATTCCTTCCGAGGGTCTCCAGAACATCACGAGGGGTGAGCGTCCCTTCCTCGCCCGACTCCTCCCTGGTCTAGCTGGTGACCCGTAGGGTCCGGGTTCCGTTCAATCTGTGTGCGTATCGGGGGTAGATTTTCAGGGATCAGCTGCATGCGACTCCACTCAGGTTTAGAAGGAGACGGAGCATCGGGGGCCATTCTCTGCCGAGCCCCAGCTTCCCAGAGCTGCGCTGAGGCCGAGAGCGGGTCTGTGCCGGCCCCACTGGCACCCTGTCACCCGGAGTGACTCGGGCAGGGTGACGGCAGTGAGCGCGTCCGGGCTCGGACGATTCCCCTCCCCGTGGCGAGGCGCCGGAGGTTTCTGTGCCGTGCGCCTTTAACgagcgcggccccgccgcggTGACGTGGGGCCGGGAAGGGGAACCGCTACCTGCCAGCCCCGCTGCAGAaaggcttaacttttcttttgtgCGTGGCCGCTGGCTCCCCGGCCCTTCCCGGCTTGCCAGCGCTCATGGCAGATTAACACCAGCTCCCAGCGTACGGCTCCCGGCCCGACCCCTCGCCAGCCCCCTGGGCCGCGGGTGCCGCGCCAGGCTCGCCAGCACCCGGGCGCTCGGGTCGGCGGCTGCTCTTCCCTCTGCCCCGCGCCTGCTGCGGGCCCGTCCGTGCCGGGGGCTGCCGTGGCTCCCTCTCCCCGCCTGGGTGCTTCCTTGGCCTGGGACAGCCCCCGGCGCATTGGCCCGTCGGGAGCTCCGGAGCGCGGGCTTGCGTAACGCCGTGTTGTGACCGGAGCGGCGcagggaaggaggggaaggacaatgccgccgcggccgccgccaccTCCGGAGCTCGTTCCCCGGTCCCCGCCGCCCCCCTGCAGCTTCTCTCGGTGGGGATGCAGCTGCAAGGCGTTCCCCGACCGCTTCCCGCCTGCCATCACGAATGGCACGTCCTCACGGAGGGTCGTGGCGCTGTCTCAGGTGCTCAGGGTGGCCCGTGTCACCAGGCCATGCCCGTGCAGATCCCACACCAGGCACCAGTGTGTTCGCAGACTGGTTCTGGTAAAACCCAGCTCGACGGGTTCCCCTGAGGGTCTGCATCCAGTGCTGCTCGAGTGCTTTGCCCGGTGCCTTTGGGT
This genomic window contains:
- the C2H21orf91 gene encoding protein EURL homolog — its product is MNEEQFVSIDLDDDNICSVCKLGTEKETLSFCHVCFELNIEGVPKSDLLHTRSLRGHRDCFEKFHLIANQDCPRSKLSRSPYAEVKNILSKKINWIIQYAQNKDLDSDSESSKPSQHQLFSFRHQTDRKLLPQFESPVPRYSAKWIDGKSGGISSCSQTLLEPRESTDFRLGATFCCSSVLWPNRSQVQKAEKAEGDSLASVHRRHPQHSREELTTMTLGELKQLNEKLLKQIQDVFEELAQQVQEKDSLASELNVRHIAIEQLLKNCSKLPCLQMGRAGTKSNVPI
- the LOC134415248 gene encoding LOW QUALITY PROTEIN: ragulator complex protein LAMTOR1-like (The sequence of the model RefSeq protein was modified relative to this genomic sequence to represent the inferred CDS: inserted 1 base in 1 codon); protein product: MFVLGCWTLCALVRGCSAMRRELRGSNEAPVGGTVSGLCSNIIDVSALDSQGMEQHEYLGRARQYSTRLAMLSTDLTHWXKLPLLPSLTNQPHRVLASHPVPFADLQQVSRIAAYASSALSQIHVDAKEELVVQFGIP